One region of Rhizobium sp. WYJ-E13 genomic DNA includes:
- a CDS encoding ATP-dependent helicase, whose product MIVAGPGSGKTTVLVLRVLRHILVDHLRPEQILITTFTVKAAREIRSRLIEWGEALFEQARTEPISQADREFLAHVDINRVVTGTLDSVCQEALGSDRHADEPPLVTLESFAASVILQRRGGLGASYRNNQAVLGAFLSPFTLDDDPPTTLAEAANTLVPIIDRFIQDRVDVVSFGAADQPEAHRIVSEIDATYRRYLRENNLLDFSGLEEALLERLRARLVPILLADVRAVLVDEYQDTNALQEAIYFELVEACQASFTVVGDDDQSLYRFRGATIELFRAFIDRCRNRLGRAPAGPLYLVENYRSTDEIVAFFNAFVRTDPNFGPARIQPPKPVIRPNNGQGQVPILAMFRPDSQTLANDLTDFIEAVFRGGGYRDPQGRLIDDLRGNAQAGDLGDAVLLASSVLEMQKPYFGNPPKARFTHHLRNAMATRNMKMFNPRGRSLRDIEHVEQLLGLVLLSIDPPDRPGGSLYSSMAITNVAKFFMNRWVAAAQQFLQTNPRPVYGRALAQEMSEWRDYCLRGIGDKASSRDWPFLDVIYGLIPWLDYFEIDPEGQVYLEALSRAAGQAAGFSAYRGRLIRPQNPGSPDDHGRLSIEAIIRDVLTPLAENVIDVDEEIMPSVPRDRLNVMTIHQAKGLEFPLVIVDVGTDFTTNHQKNRFRRFPEQPSSTAMIEDLLAPFTPDLGALRTQRNGLDRSFEDLIRLYYVAFSRPQSVLMLVGCDKALKWTSNIKNVALGWRQDESWAWRDQSPQPTGRRLPVMVSPPNLLFV is encoded by the coding sequence ATGATCGTTGCTGGTCCGGGAAGCGGCAAGACGACGGTTCTGGTGCTTCGCGTGCTGCGGCACATCCTTGTCGATCATCTGCGTCCTGAGCAGATCCTGATTACCACGTTTACCGTTAAGGCGGCGCGGGAGATACGTAGCCGACTGATCGAATGGGGTGAGGCCTTGTTCGAACAGGCCAGAACCGAGCCGATTTCGCAAGCCGATCGGGAATTCCTGGCGCATGTGGACATCAATCGCGTTGTTACCGGAACGCTCGACAGCGTCTGCCAGGAGGCTCTTGGATCCGACAGGCATGCGGATGAACCTCCGCTCGTCACATTGGAGAGTTTCGCCGCCAGCGTCATCCTGCAGAGACGCGGCGGGCTCGGCGCGAGCTATCGGAACAATCAGGCCGTGCTCGGCGCATTTCTGTCTCCCTTCACGCTAGATGACGACCCGCCCACCACGCTGGCTGAAGCGGCCAACACATTGGTGCCGATCATCGACCGCTTTATCCAAGATCGGGTGGATGTGGTGAGTTTTGGGGCTGCCGACCAACCGGAGGCTCACCGGATCGTCAGCGAGATTGACGCGACATATCGTCGATATCTGCGCGAGAATAACTTGCTGGATTTCTCTGGCCTGGAAGAGGCTTTGCTCGAGCGGCTTCGCGCCCGCCTGGTACCGATTTTGCTTGCCGATGTCAGGGCGGTTCTCGTCGACGAGTATCAGGATACGAACGCCCTGCAGGAAGCGATTTATTTTGAACTGGTCGAGGCGTGCCAGGCATCGTTCACGGTCGTCGGCGACGATGACCAGAGCCTTTATCGATTTCGCGGCGCAACGATTGAATTGTTTCGTGCTTTTATCGATCGATGTCGTAACCGACTGGGCAGAGCCCCAGCAGGTCCTCTTTATCTCGTCGAAAATTACCGTTCAACCGACGAGATCGTCGCCTTCTTCAACGCCTTTGTTCGCACCGACCCGAACTTTGGCCCGGCCCGCATCCAGCCGCCCAAGCCCGTCATCCGACCGAACAATGGCCAGGGCCAGGTGCCGATTCTGGCAATGTTCCGGCCCGATTCCCAGACACTCGCCAACGACCTGACAGACTTCATTGAAGCCGTCTTCCGTGGGGGCGGTTATCGTGACCCTCAAGGCCGGCTGATCGACGACCTGCGAGGGAACGCCCAGGCCGGCGACTTGGGCGATGCGGTTCTCCTCGCCTCCAGTGTGCTGGAAATGCAAAAACCGTATTTCGGCAATCCCCCGAAAGCACGTTTTACCCATCATCTGCGCAACGCCATGGCAACCCGCAACATGAAGATGTTCAACCCACGCGGCCGGTCGTTGCGCGACATCGAGCATGTCGAGCAACTTCTGGGATTGGTACTTCTCTCCATCGATCCACCCGATCGACCAGGTGGAAGCCTTTATTCCTCGATGGCGATCACCAATGTCGCCAAGTTCTTCATGAACCGATGGGTGGCGGCAGCGCAGCAGTTTCTGCAAACAAATCCTCGGCCAGTCTACGGCCGAGCCCTGGCTCAAGAGATGTCTGAGTGGCGCGACTATTGCCTGCGCGGAATCGGCGATAAGGCATCTAGCCGCGACTGGCCGTTCCTCGACGTCATCTATGGCTTGATCCCGTGGCTCGATTACTTCGAGATCGATCCAGAGGGTCAAGTCTATCTGGAAGCGCTGTCGCGTGCCGCCGGACAGGCTGCGGGCTTCTCCGCCTACCGTGGGAGGCTCATCCGTCCGCAAAATCCGGGCTCTCCAGACGATCATGGCCGTCTCAGCATCGAGGCGATCATTCGGGACGTGTTGACGCCGCTCGCCGAAAACGTGATCGACGTCGACGAAGAGATCATGCCGAGCGTTCCTCGCGATCGATTGAACGTGATGACGATCCATCAGGCCAAGGGTCTCGAGTTTCCACTCGTGATCGTCGACGTCGGTACTGACTTTACGACGAATCATCAGAAGAACCGCTTTCGGCGGTTCCCGGAACAGCCATCGTCCACGGCGATGATCGAGGACCTGCTGGCGCCTTTCACGCCTGACCTCGGCGCTCTGCGCACGCAGCGCAACGGCCTGGATAGAAGTTTCGAGGACTTGATCCGTCTCTACTATGTTGCCTTCAGCCGGCCGCAGAGCGTTCTGATGCTCGTCGGATGCGACAAGGCCCTCAAGTGGACTAGCAATATTAAGAATGTCGCGCTTGGCTGGCGTCAGGACGAGAGTTGGGCGTGGCGCGACCAGTCGCCGCAACCAACCGGCCGTCGGTTGCCGGTAATGGTCAGCCCGCCGAACCTACTTTTCGTGTGA
- a CDS encoding PD-(D/E)XK nuclease family protein, which produces MELPIKRPDRIIPDYSLTGDVLSFSRCQRSYRYYNGSSLPPSRPVQLWYGEFLHGMMERTYRLWQENQSLPFPLHCTIPQEGERPDEPVGLPALDLRVIGWPIEQALAHQGKFARSSDARISAYERAEAVINQLGPHLFPLVDVAERKVIGTRFLLPGQNPNVERATRYILEGIIDVLGHTQLDDQPEGNPLKAAIVAAQPDLNGEYEIIIDYKGSRRPPVDTDERSDWQLGEWQVQTYAWLRSQQPEARPVAAAILVYIGELSPGTNELSNLKREMRRGRTDVIPANGTPDYYQINAWEPGRQIDLSDDFKMRRAIRIIPVTQESMHAATAAIDRVVRAIEDRVVDERTSNHIRQTWPADSQDEATCVACDFRVSCERYNSRPWPENG; this is translated from the coding sequence ATGGAACTGCCGATCAAACGTCCGGATCGTATCATTCCGGACTACAGCCTCACCGGTGACGTCCTGTCATTTTCGCGCTGCCAACGCAGCTATCGCTATTACAATGGCTCCTCGCTTCCGCCCTCCCGACCCGTGCAGCTCTGGTATGGAGAATTTTTGCACGGCATGATGGAGCGCACCTATCGGCTTTGGCAGGAAAACCAGTCGCTGCCATTCCCACTTCACTGTACCATCCCCCAGGAGGGGGAACGTCCCGATGAACCGGTCGGCCTGCCTGCGCTCGACCTACGCGTGATCGGCTGGCCGATCGAGCAGGCGCTTGCACATCAGGGAAAATTCGCTCGCAGTTCCGACGCGCGGATATCGGCTTACGAGCGTGCCGAGGCAGTGATCAATCAGCTTGGGCCACATCTGTTCCCCTTGGTGGACGTTGCCGAACGGAAAGTGATTGGCACCCGTTTCCTTCTGCCGGGCCAGAACCCGAATGTCGAGCGAGCCACCCGCTACATCTTGGAAGGAATCATCGACGTCCTTGGTCACACACAACTCGATGACCAGCCGGAGGGCAACCCTTTGAAAGCCGCCATTGTCGCGGCGCAACCGGATCTCAACGGCGAATACGAAATCATCATCGACTACAAGGGATCGCGCCGCCCGCCGGTCGACACAGACGAGCGAAGCGACTGGCAGTTGGGCGAGTGGCAGGTACAAACCTATGCCTGGCTCAGATCGCAACAACCGGAGGCAAGGCCGGTTGCCGCCGCCATCCTCGTCTATATTGGCGAACTGTCGCCGGGTACGAATGAACTTTCAAACTTGAAACGCGAGATGCGCCGTGGCCGGACCGATGTCATTCCTGCCAATGGCACACCGGATTACTATCAGATCAATGCTTGGGAACCCGGTCGCCAAATCGATCTTTCCGACGACTTCAAGATGAGACGGGCGATCCGGATCATTCCGGTCACGCAAGAATCGATGCATGCTGCAACAGCAGCGATCGACCGCGTGGTTCGCGCGATTGAAGATAGGGTCGTGGACGAACGCACGAGCAATCATATTCGCCAAACCTGGCCCGCCGACAGCCAGGACGAAGCCACCTGCGTTGCGTGTGATTTCAGGGTCTCTTGCGAGCGGTACAACAGTCGCCCATGGCCGGAAAATGGCTAA
- the dbpB gene encoding DGQHR domain-containing protein DpdB codes for MSIEDNLVVRAVKTQQGDGIDVYAFFLYGSDLTRVADISRIHRDEKELKGFQRKEIRSHVNSIVEFLDSGPVLFPNAITLALSPEIHFEPSRGPKPNGLTEVGASGTLTIPFRTEGDRAAWIVDGQQRSLALAKAKNSRFPVPVIGFVSRDLQMHREQFILVNKVKALDVRLINELLPEVGTLLPKDLAVNRLPSELCNLLNRQPKSPFYKLIKRASDKIDDASVVSDTALIAAIKQNLRPPLGALSQYKHSPETANPDAMYETLALYWSAVRDTFPAAWGRAPTESRLMHSAGIKAMGALMDQIMLRADSSENPDIEIREALKRLEPHCAWTDGVWGGLGWAWNEIQGTPQHITKLADHLMQLDRKLSRPSR; via the coding sequence ATGAGTATTGAAGATAACCTCGTTGTTCGCGCAGTGAAGACGCAGCAGGGCGATGGGATCGACGTTTATGCATTCTTCCTTTACGGGTCCGATCTGACCCGAGTTGCTGATATCAGCAGAATTCACAGGGACGAGAAGGAGTTGAAGGGGTTCCAGCGAAAAGAAATCCGCAGCCACGTCAACTCGATCGTTGAGTTTCTCGATAGCGGTCCTGTCCTTTTTCCGAACGCAATCACGCTGGCACTCTCCCCCGAGATCCATTTTGAACCGTCACGTGGACCAAAACCGAACGGACTTACTGAGGTTGGTGCTTCCGGCACCCTCACCATCCCCTTTCGAACGGAGGGAGACCGGGCGGCGTGGATCGTCGACGGTCAACAACGCTCTCTTGCCCTGGCCAAAGCGAAGAACAGCCGGTTCCCGGTTCCCGTCATCGGGTTCGTCTCTCGGGATCTGCAGATGCACCGCGAGCAATTTATACTTGTGAATAAGGTCAAGGCATTGGATGTGCGCCTGATTAATGAATTGTTGCCAGAAGTCGGCACACTTCTGCCGAAAGATTTGGCTGTTAATCGACTGCCGAGCGAACTCTGCAATCTTCTCAACAGACAGCCGAAATCGCCATTCTATAAGCTGATCAAGCGGGCCTCGGACAAAATTGATGACGCCAGTGTAGTGAGCGATACGGCGTTGATAGCCGCGATCAAACAGAATTTGCGCCCGCCACTCGGTGCGCTCAGCCAGTACAAACATTCCCCGGAGACGGCGAATCCCGATGCCATGTACGAGACTTTGGCACTTTATTGGTCGGCCGTGCGTGACACTTTTCCAGCTGCCTGGGGACGCGCTCCGACTGAGAGCCGGTTGATGCATTCTGCAGGCATAAAGGCGATGGGTGCGCTGATGGATCAGATCATGCTTCGTGCCGACAGTTCAGAAAATCCAGATATCGAGATCCGTGAAGCGCTCAAGCGCCTAGAACCCCATTGCGCTTGGACGGACGGTGTCTGGGGAGGCCTCGGCTGGGCCTGGAACGAAATCCAAGGTACGCCACAGCACATCACCAAGCTTGCTGACCATCTGATGCAACTTGACCGCAAGCTGTCGAGACCGAGCCGATGA
- the dpdA gene encoding tRNA-guanine transglycosylase DpdA, which produces MKFIFADSLDHVDPGYDFVRDRYAEGRVPYWDDAYPHEIMGYAPYDGMLVSRGIVGGVAVGGKYTEAQAMRFRRVGAREFLRLDKPALDKLPIFGDCGAFTYHKEERPPYTPEDTAEFYDDGQFTHGCSVDHIIFDFDESLSGFEGGTEDARRRFDITLENAAEFLKATSHMSGRFVPLGVIQGWSPGSMAEAARRLVAMGYEYLALGGTVPLKSGQIKACLRAIRDVIPSGVRLHILGFAKADEIETFQSFNITSFDTTSPLIRAFKDAKANYYLPTSSGTLAYYTAIRVPQALENPKLQRLAKQGALNQEQLVAMEAHALSALRSYDRGDLGLEDTLEAVIAYAAPALMGAPIGELPGIKAVEELRSRYRRTLTDRPWKMCGCPICKALSIEVVIFRASNRNKRRGIHNLGVYEALVRNLPCRSEFDDDIQVSSDQGATERAAHSGVVCSPCL; this is translated from the coding sequence ATGAAGTTCATTTTTGCCGACAGTCTCGATCACGTGGACCCTGGCTATGACTTTGTGCGCGACCGGTACGCCGAGGGAAGAGTCCCTTATTGGGATGACGCATACCCACACGAGATCATGGGCTACGCACCTTACGACGGCATGCTCGTCTCCCGCGGGATCGTAGGCGGCGTGGCCGTTGGAGGCAAATACACCGAGGCTCAGGCGATGCGCTTTCGCCGCGTCGGTGCCCGTGAGTTTTTAAGGCTTGATAAGCCGGCGCTCGATAAGCTCCCGATATTTGGCGATTGTGGTGCTTTCACTTATCATAAAGAGGAGCGCCCGCCCTATACGCCAGAGGATACGGCTGAATTCTACGACGACGGTCAGTTCACGCACGGCTGCTCGGTCGACCACATTATCTTCGATTTCGATGAGAGCCTTTCCGGCTTCGAGGGGGGCACAGAAGACGCCCGCCGGCGCTTCGACATTACTCTCGAAAATGCTGCGGAATTCCTCAAAGCCACATCCCATATGTCCGGTCGTTTCGTCCCACTCGGTGTCATCCAAGGATGGTCTCCGGGTAGTATGGCGGAAGCGGCACGCCGCCTGGTCGCGATGGGATATGAGTATCTAGCGCTCGGAGGCACTGTCCCTTTGAAGTCGGGGCAGATCAAAGCTTGCCTGCGCGCCATCCGTGATGTCATTCCGTCAGGCGTCCGGCTCCACATCCTCGGGTTTGCGAAGGCGGATGAGATCGAGACGTTCCAATCCTTCAACATCACGAGTTTCGACACCACCTCGCCGCTGATTCGCGCGTTCAAGGACGCCAAAGCGAATTATTATCTTCCAACGTCCAGCGGCACTCTGGCCTATTACACCGCCATTCGCGTACCGCAGGCACTCGAAAATCCGAAGCTGCAGCGCTTGGCGAAACAAGGCGCCTTGAATCAAGAGCAACTCGTTGCGATGGAAGCTCATGCCCTGAGCGCGCTACGATCGTATGATCGAGGAGATCTCGGCCTGGAAGACACCCTTGAAGCGGTCATTGCCTACGCGGCGCCGGCGCTGATGGGGGCGCCTATCGGCGAACTTCCGGGCATAAAGGCTGTCGAGGAATTGCGTAGCCGCTATAGGCGCACGCTCACCGATAGGCCATGGAAGATGTGCGGGTGCCCGATTTGCAAGGCGCTTTCCATCGAAGTGGTGATCTTCCGGGCAAGTAATCGGAACAAACGGCGCGGCATTCATAATCTCGGGGTCTACGAAGCCCTCGTCCGCAATCTACCATGCAGAAGTGAATTTGATGACGATATTCAGGTTTCCAGCGATCAAGGCGCGACAGAGCGAGCAGCACACAGTGGTGTCGTTTGCAGCCCTTGCCTCTGA
- the dbpB gene encoding DGQHR domain-containing protein DpdB, with amino-acid sequence MTIFRFPAIKARQSEQHTVVSFAALASELQQFAFIERVARDSGGRLSGFQRPQIAGHIREIRDYLEKSEAILPNPIVVAFTSGIEIEEVDAFGRCVVKISSDDGPPGFVVDGQQRLTALSQLPDKDFQVFISGVVCEDDAELRRQFVLINNTRPLPKSLIYELLPTVGGLPRRLGDRAFAAELAARLNFDENSSLKGMIHQHTNPAGIIRDTAIQRVIMNSVTDGVMREMIREPNGEELCFQVIEQFYAAAKYVFKDDWKNHTPKSSRLVHGAGVMALGYVMEVLALLDGARTWQAFSKGLSCLVGKTAWTSGEWEFGPDDHRHWKSVQNVNRDIVTLAQYLITIVRADAKARRAALTEPPDGSPEAL; translated from the coding sequence ATGACGATATTCAGGTTTCCAGCGATCAAGGCGCGACAGAGCGAGCAGCACACAGTGGTGTCGTTTGCAGCCCTTGCCTCTGAACTACAGCAATTTGCCTTCATCGAGCGCGTTGCGCGCGACAGCGGCGGCCGCCTGAGCGGTTTTCAGCGCCCACAGATCGCGGGGCATATTCGGGAGATCCGTGACTATCTCGAAAAGTCGGAAGCGATCTTGCCCAACCCGATCGTCGTCGCCTTCACATCTGGAATCGAGATAGAGGAAGTGGACGCGTTCGGACGCTGTGTGGTCAAAATTTCCTCGGATGACGGGCCTCCGGGCTTCGTCGTTGACGGTCAACAGCGACTGACGGCGCTTTCGCAACTGCCTGACAAAGATTTCCAGGTATTCATCTCCGGTGTCGTCTGCGAAGACGACGCCGAACTTCGCCGGCAGTTCGTACTGATCAACAACACACGCCCCCTGCCGAAGTCGCTGATCTACGAACTGCTTCCGACCGTGGGCGGCCTGCCTAGACGTCTCGGCGATCGTGCCTTCGCCGCGGAACTTGCAGCGCGTCTAAACTTCGATGAAAATTCGTCCCTCAAGGGAATGATCCACCAGCATACCAATCCTGCCGGGATCATTCGTGATACCGCCATCCAACGAGTTATCATGAACTCGGTTACCGACGGGGTCATGCGGGAAATGATCCGCGAACCCAATGGCGAAGAACTTTGCTTCCAGGTGATCGAGCAGTTCTACGCAGCTGCGAAATACGTCTTCAAGGATGATTGGAAGAACCATACTCCCAAGTCTTCCCGCCTTGTTCATGGCGCAGGCGTCATGGCGTTGGGCTACGTGATGGAGGTCCTGGCGCTGCTCGATGGTGCCCGAACCTGGCAGGCTTTCTCGAAAGGCCTGTCGTGCCTGGTCGGCAAGACCGCGTGGACGTCCGGAGAATGGGAGTTTGGTCCGGATGATCACCGCCATTGGAAATCAGTGCAAAACGTCAATCGCGACATTGTCACCCTAGCCCAGTATCTGATTACGATTGTGCGTGCCGATGCGAAAGCGCGTCGAGCAGCCCTCACTGAACCGCCGGACGGTTCGCCGGAGGCACTATGA
- the queE gene encoding 7-carboxy-7-deazaguanine synthase produces the protein MTYSVKELFKTLQGEGAQAGRAAVFCRFAGCNLWSGREEDRARSICQFCDTDFIGTNGIGGGKFAHAAMLATAVERTWGPEMRGRFVVFTGGEPLLQLDAPLIEAVHAAGFQIAVETNGTIEAPAGLDWICVSPKAGSELKQRYGNELKLVYPQVGADPDQFSDLAFDHYWLQPMDGPRRQENTASIAAYCIDNPQWRLSLQTHKMIGIP, from the coding sequence ATGACCTATTCCGTGAAGGAACTGTTCAAGACCCTCCAGGGAGAGGGTGCGCAGGCCGGGCGTGCGGCGGTTTTCTGCCGTTTCGCGGGATGTAACCTTTGGTCTGGTCGGGAGGAAGATCGGGCGAGATCGATCTGCCAATTTTGCGACACCGACTTCATCGGCACGAATGGCATCGGCGGGGGCAAATTTGCGCATGCGGCAATGCTTGCCACGGCGGTCGAAAGAACCTGGGGACCGGAAATGCGAGGACGCTTCGTCGTGTTCACCGGGGGGGAACCGCTATTGCAACTCGATGCACCACTGATCGAGGCCGTTCATGCCGCCGGCTTTCAGATCGCGGTTGAAACCAACGGAACGATCGAGGCTCCAGCAGGACTGGACTGGATCTGCGTCAGCCCAAAGGCGGGTTCCGAGTTGAAACAACGGTACGGAAACGAGTTGAAGCTCGTCTATCCGCAGGTTGGCGCCGATCCCGACCAGTTTAGCGATCTCGCCTTTGATCACTATTGGCTTCAGCCGATGGACGGACCCCGGCGGCAGGAGAATACGGCGTCGATCGCCGCCTATTGTATCGACAACCCGCAATGGCGCCTCAGTCTCCAGACGCACAAGATGATTGGTATCCCATGA
- the queD gene encoding 6-carboxytetrahydropterin synthase QueD gives MKITQAFTFEAAHRLPNVSSTHKCHRMHGHSYRVDVQLSGKVDPHTGFVIDFFDVERAFKPLLEQLDHHTLNDIDGLENPTAENIAVWIWERAKPLLAQLSSVKVFETPFCWAEYDGD, from the coding sequence ATGAAGATCACGCAAGCCTTTACCTTCGAAGCGGCACATCGGTTGCCGAACGTTTCAAGCACCCATAAATGCCACCGGATGCACGGCCACTCTTATCGCGTCGATGTCCAACTTTCGGGAAAGGTCGACCCACACACAGGCTTCGTGATCGACTTTTTCGACGTTGAACGCGCTTTCAAGCCCCTCCTGGAGCAGTTGGACCACCACACTTTGAATGACATCGACGGGCTCGAAAATCCAACGGCTGAAAACATCGCTGTCTGGATCTGGGAGCGCGCCAAACCCCTCCTGGCGCAATTGTCGTCGGTCAAGGTCTTTGAAACTCCTTTTTGCTGGGCGGAATATGATGGCGACTGA
- the queC gene encoding 7-cyano-7-deazaguanine synthase QueC, whose translation MATEHQGGALVLFSGGQDSTTCLAWALDRFQSVETVGFDYGQRHRVELDCRAKLRTELGNINRDWANRLGDDHTISLSALGEISDTALTQDIEIEMASSGLPNTFVPGRNLIFLTFAAALAYRRGLKHVVGGMCETDFSGYPDCRDDTIKALQVALNLGMESRFVLETPLMWIDKAATWQLAKGLGGQSLVDVIVEDTHTCYRGERGQRHDWGFGCGVCPACDLRAKGHSKFIAEDATSTGDLS comes from the coding sequence ATGGCGACTGAACATCAGGGCGGCGCACTGGTCCTCTTCTCCGGTGGCCAGGACTCCACCACATGCTTGGCGTGGGCGCTCGATCGCTTCCAATCCGTAGAGACCGTCGGCTTTGACTATGGCCAACGGCATAGGGTGGAGTTGGACTGCAGGGCGAAGCTACGGACCGAACTGGGCAACATTAACCGCGACTGGGCAAATCGCCTTGGTGACGACCATACAATTTCCCTTTCGGCGCTGGGCGAAATCTCGGACACGGCGCTGACCCAGGACATTGAAATCGAGATGGCGAGCAGCGGACTGCCAAATACGTTCGTGCCTGGCCGCAACCTGATATTTCTGACATTCGCGGCCGCTCTTGCTTATCGCCGCGGGCTGAAGCATGTCGTCGGCGGCATGTGTGAGACTGACTTCTCCGGCTATCCCGATTGCCGTGATGATACAATCAAGGCGCTTCAGGTCGCTCTCAATCTCGGAATGGAGAGCCGCTTCGTGCTTGAGACGCCTCTTATGTGGATCGACAAAGCAGCGACCTGGCAGCTTGCAAAGGGTCTGGGCGGACAGTCGCTGGTCGACGTGATCGTTGAAGACACGCATACATGCTACCGCGGCGAGCGCGGCCAACGGCATGACTGGGGCTTTGGATGCGGCGTCTGCCCTGCATGTGACCTGCGGGCTAAAGGGCACAGTAAATTTATTGCCGAAGACGCGACGAGCACGGGAGATCTCTCATGA
- a CDS encoding VUT family protein, with protein sequence MTDSDRTRRIEGVVFLLAFTACIPAANFMIGNIGTFCVPDGPCLIPVGFGLTAPSGVLLVGLALVLRDLVQRRLGLLWSVGAILVGAILSTTFSAPSLAIASASAFLASELADLFVFTPLQRKGLIMAALCSSVVGLVVDSAMFLWLAFGSFDFLTGQILGKAIMVFASLPFLFLLRKHDRKRGLYPA encoded by the coding sequence ATGACGGATTCGGATCGCACACGCCGCATTGAAGGCGTCGTGTTTCTGCTTGCATTCACGGCCTGCATCCCCGCCGCGAACTTCATGATCGGGAACATTGGAACGTTTTGTGTACCAGATGGCCCGTGCCTGATACCCGTCGGGTTTGGATTAACCGCACCAAGCGGCGTCCTTCTTGTTGGTTTGGCGCTGGTTCTTCGCGACTTGGTGCAGCGACGCCTTGGACTTTTGTGGTCTGTTGGAGCAATCCTGGTTGGTGCAATTCTGTCCACTACATTCTCTGCGCCAAGCCTTGCGATCGCCTCTGCTTCAGCATTTCTTGCCTCCGAACTGGCTGATCTCTTTGTATTTACGCCGCTGCAGCGCAAAGGATTGATTATGGCGGCCCTCTGCAGCAGCGTTGTCGGACTGGTTGTCGATAGCGCCATGTTTCTCTGGCTCGCGTTCGGTTCGTTCGACTTCCTGACGGGGCAGATCCTGGGGAAGGCGATTATGGTGTTCGCCAGCCTTCCCTTTCTATTCTTGCTTCGCAAACACGATCGCAAACGGGGGCTCTATCCTGCATGA
- a CDS encoding HAD family hydrolase: MSQPSLASTANRTRRDNAAPVVCLDADNTLWDTDGVFAAAQLRLLANVIGAIGVDTAEEDRLAYVREIDQELASRHHLGLRYPARLLIAALCHRLLGDDPSLAARKTWNDPSAVPLAKEVIEGIEKQYLADLRETPALLSGVHSGLERLHHADATLVLVTEGGRDRVENLLVANKIDKYIDRVIDAPKRKELFLRLRRLFGANVLVYMIGDQVTRDIQPAAEAGLRTIHIQGKFRPIWEVGAAALTAREAKTFEDAANAILAGG, translated from the coding sequence ATGTCGCAGCCATCGCTAGCCAGCACTGCCAATAGAACCCGCCGCGACAACGCGGCGCCGGTCGTTTGCCTGGATGCCGACAACACCTTATGGGATACAGATGGGGTGTTTGCGGCAGCGCAGCTTCGGTTGCTGGCGAACGTCATTGGTGCAATCGGGGTCGATACTGCAGAAGAGGATCGTTTGGCGTATGTACGAGAGATCGACCAGGAGCTCGCGTCGCGCCATCACCTCGGCCTCCGATATCCTGCTCGTTTGCTGATTGCGGCGCTCTGCCATAGGCTGCTCGGTGATGATCCGAGCCTTGCCGCCCGAAAGACCTGGAACGATCCTTCTGCAGTTCCGCTGGCGAAAGAAGTCATCGAAGGGATCGAAAAGCAATATCTTGCCGATCTACGAGAGACACCAGCACTTTTGTCAGGCGTACATTCGGGGCTCGAACGATTGCACCACGCCGACGCAACTCTCGTTCTCGTCACAGAAGGCGGGCGCGACCGCGTCGAAAATCTGCTTGTAGCCAACAAAATTGACAAATATATCGACCGCGTTATCGATGCGCCGAAGCGTAAAGAACTTTTCCTACGGTTAAGACGCCTCTTCGGTGCCAACGTCCTTGTTTATATGATTGGCGATCAAGTAACGCGTGACATTCAACCGGCTGCCGAGGCCGGTCTTCGCACCATTCATATTCAAGGGAAGTTTCGACCGATCTGGGAGGTCGGCGCGGCGGCTCTGACAGCACGCGAAGCGAAGACGTTCGAGGACGCTGCGAACGCCATTCTTGCCGGCGGCTGA